From Tripterygium wilfordii isolate XIE 37 chromosome 16, ASM1340144v1, whole genome shotgun sequence, one genomic window encodes:
- the LOC119981415 gene encoding uncharacterized protein LOC119981415, protein MAMEPERSNSRSLHNFSLPLPNWGSCRYLRCVKDSEDLNRSLFINPIHDKLKPDLGFLKKRPRVSVVEERGCIDASAKPWNLRTRRAAACKDGRTASVFVDTKEEKVVVEEKRDDEEKKKKRVKLSVSLLKEEIEEDFAVMLRIRPPRRPKKRARIVQRHLDSIFPGLWLKEVTAEAYKVPDVPESSCF, encoded by the exons ATGGCGATGGAGCCAGAGAGATCGAATTCAAGGTCACTCCACAACTTCTCTTTGCCACTCCCCAATTGGGGCTCTTGTAGATACCTTCGCTGTGTCAAGGACTCCGAAGACTTGAACCGATCTCTATTTATAAACCCAATTCACGATAAGCTCAAACCCGATCTTGGATTCTTGAAGAAGAGACCAAGAGTCTCTGTTGTTGAAGAGAGAGGCTGTATTGATGCTTCTGCGAAGCCATGGAATTTGAGGACTAGAAGGGCCGCGGCTTGCAAGGATGGGAGGACGGCGAGTGTTTTTGTGGATACAAAGGAGGAGAAGGTGGTAGTGGAGGAGAAGAGGGATgatgaggagaagaagaagaagagagtgaAGTTGTCGGTGTCCCTGTTGAAGGAGGAGATCGAGGAGGATTTCGCGGTGATGCTCCGGATTAGGCCTCCTAGGAGGCCAAAGAAGAGGGCTCGGATAGTACAGAGGCACCTTGAT TCAATTTTCCCAGGATTGTGGCTAAAGGAAGTTACAGCAGAAGCATACAAAGTTCCTGATGTCCCTGAATCTTCATGTTTTTGA